GCTTGTCAACTTCTACTTTTCCTCCTGTCTGTTGCAACCGCACTTCCAAGTCAGACAATACCTCTTGCACCACTTGTTCTAAATTCGTTGCTACGAATGGCTGCGATCTGGTGGCAATCCGTGCAAAAACGAGCAAGTCATCAATCAAGCTTTGCATCCGACCGACAGCGCTTTGCATTCGCTCGATATAATCTCGTCCCTGCGCTCCCAGTACTTCGCTAAATTTCTCTTTGAGCTGATTGCCAAAAACTTGAATCTTGCGTAGTGGTTCCTGTAAATCGTGGGAAGCAACAGAAGCAAATTGTTGCAGGTCGCTGTTGGACTGTGCTAAAAGTTGTTGCTGGCGTTTTAATTCCTTCTCCGTCTTTTGCCGTTCCTCCAGTTCGCTTTGCAACTGTTGATAAAGTTCCGCTTGCTGAAGTGCGATCGCTAACTGTGTTGCTAATTGACGCAGCAAGTCAATTTCCCATTGCTGCCATTGTCGTGGTGCCGCACATTGATTCACGACAAGCAGTCCCCATAACTCTTCTGTTTGTAATATTGGTACTACTAAGTCTGCCTGAACTTGAAAATTCGCCAAAAACTCCACATAGCACTCGGTTAGCTCTCCAGCATAAATATCTGCTGTCGCCTGCACTCGACCTTTTTTGTATAATTCAACGTAAGTTGGAGCAAAACTCGGATCTTTAGGTCTGCTACCTAAAATTGATGTCCATTCAGGCGCTACAGATTCAACTATTACGACTCCACCCCAGTCTGGTTCAAAACGGTAAATAAACACTCGATCTGCTTGAAGCAACTGCCGCACTTCTACTACAGTTGTGTTTAGCACTGCCTCTAGTTGCAAGCTTTGCCGAATGCGCTGCGCTATTCTTGCTACCAATAGCTCTCGCTGAGTTTGCTGTTGTAATATCTCTGTCACCTGCTGTTCCCGTGCAGCGCTTTCTAGCTCAACCAAGTGCTGACGCAGTGCGACCAGCTCTCGAATCAGTTGCTCTTTTGTCTTTTGCTCATCTTTCATTGCCATGAATTGACGAAAACAGCTCGATCCAACACTAGAAATCCATCGTTGAAATTAGCAAGTAACAACGATCCTAGCTTTTGGCTGCCGCTATTTAGTGTCAAGTTTTATATAGTTGTGGCAAGGGTAACAGACTGCTCCAAATATCGGCAGTTAGATGAATTGCTAGAATTTAGGGTGGATCTAGGCGATCGCTAAACTACAAGTATTACTCGACAAACCATTCCTGATAGATAGCAACTAAATTCCGATTTTTTTCGCGTATAGCCCTTACTCTAATACGTATTATTAGAGCGTCAATCCGCATTTTGCAAGCTCGAAGCCGCATCATCTTTGCTTCAAAGCGTAGATTAGACAAATCGTCTTTCTTCTGGGAATACTCATCTTGAGAGAAATCAGACACGATCTCGTACCACCTTTTTACTCAAAAATGATTTTGAAAATTTATCTTTTATGAAATACCAAAGGATAATTGTCCAGTGCTAAACGTGGAAAAAGTATTATTTTATTACCTGCTTAAGTATTTACAGCTAGAACTAGAGGAGTTTATTTCATTTTTTGCGAAATTTAGTTGCTGCCTAAATTATTCTTGAAACGCTAGCCTCGTTTACTACTTCATTCAAACTCTATTTATAAAACTATAAATAGGGTCGAGCTTCCACCTTGATTATTCTTGCCAATACATCAATTGTTAAATACCAAAGAGTAATTTATATATCCCTAAAGAGATAGCTTTTAGAACAAAAATTTGTTGTACAACATACATGTCGCACATACATATTGCATTGCTCGGTTCTAGCTTCTGAGTGTAAATCTATACTTATCTTTTTGCACTGTTCATATGAATATCTTGCCTAATACTAAATGTTTAATACGCTACTTCGAGCTAAATTTAGTGCGTTATTCTCAATTGCTAAAGTTTAGACGCAGCAGTAACTAAGAGATGTCTTGTATTAACGAGTACAAAGCCGCTTAATATTACGCTCTGACCCTGGATAGAAGAAGAAAAATAAGAATTATAGAAACCTAAAAAGCAATTAATAATTTTTTCCCCAAAGCTCATGGGTAAAAGTATTTTGAATGGAGATGTTATGGGATATACAATTATTGCTAACACTTGTGAAGGTATTGGCGATTGCATTGATGCCTGCCCCGTTGCCTGTATTTATCCAGGTTCAGGCAAAAATGCCAAAGATACTGATTGGAACTGGATTGACTTTACTAGCTGCATTGACTGCGGTATTTGTCTGCAAGTATGCCCTGTAGAAGGAGCAATTCTTTCAGAAGAACGACCAGATTTGCAAAAAACTAATGCGTGATTTCATAATGCGTAAATTGGCGCGAAGCAACTCGACTTATTGGCTTCTGACTTGCTGCCAAACCTTTTTAATCAAAGTTTCCTCTTGAGGCGAACGAACTAATTTTTGCAGTAATGGTGCAACTCGATTGGCTTCTGCTGCTGGTACTCCAGCGCGGATAAGGTTCCTGACAAGAATCTGTTCCTGCACTGGATCTCTACCTTGAGCAGTCAGTTGCAAGTATTCCTCATCACTCATGCCTAGATCGAAAATTTCCGCCATAAATGCTTAGCCAACTCTTGTGCTTACCTCTTATGTAGAAGCGTTAAAACCTTATCCACTTTACCCAGGCTGAATACAAGTCCTCTTCTACAACTCCTCGCTTTCCAGAAGTTTCAGCGTAATCTACCAGTACTTTCAGTGTCGTTGTATAAACACCATTAAGTATTTCGTGTCCGTAACCAATGACTTTACCGATGTGCCCTGTCTTTTGATGAAGCACATACTCTCCAATGCCGAACATAAATTTCTATTCTTTTGGTGAAGTTAGTGAAGCACCTTTTCATCTCTTATGATGAAAAACTCTAAGTATTACAGCTTCATCCTTTCAGTCTGTTTTACCTAGACTGAAGATATATTTTAGGTTGAGAAAAAATTGTATTTTTGAATACAAAATATAGCGATGCCTTTGGCGGTTCGCAAAGCGACCATCTCACTTTGCTAAGGCTTCAGCCAAGTTACAGACGTAGTGAGAAAATTGCTGATATTCAAGCTTACGAATCGATCCCTTGTTTCGTGCGGCAGCGAAGACGTACAAACAACGAGTGATTGGTATTGTATTTAGCGTTACAACTAAACTTTAGATCGAGCTAACTCCTTTGATAGAAACCTTTTTCAAGCAGTTGGTTCTATAGAAAGATGCAGTCACTAATCAATATTTGAAACTATGGCAATACATGTGTTACTAAAAAACCACTAAACAATCATGCGATCGCCAGACAACCAAACACCAAACACTGAAACCCCCGACTCCCCCAAGGATACATCTCCTGAAATAGACAACCGCGAAACTGCGCGCCCAGATCCGGCATCGAAAACCCCTCCTGCTTTAGCAAACGACACAACTTCTCACATTAATCCTGACTCGAAATCTGAACCGATAACTCAGGTACAAGCAGATAGCGTACTAACCCGCGAGCAACTGCCTAATACCAAGTTTCGTATCACTCTCAGCATAGTGACTCTAGCAATTCTCGTTTTTATTGCTGCTCTCTACTTCGGCATCATTAACCCTTAGCTGAGTTCGACTCAAAAGTAGTGTCAAAATCTAATATTTAAGTTAATTTTCTCCTCCTTTCCTACCCGCCAGCGATAACCCTGGCGGTTTTTCTTGCACCAATAAAGTAAAAATCCTAGAAAGCTAACCAGTGCCCAATCAGAGAAGAAAAACTATACCAGTTCTGTCTCTTTTAGGAAAGCTATCTAGGACAGTAAGTCTGCATGAGGCAGAGAATTCACTTATTTATAGATTAACTAAATGTATTAGAAGCTCAACACTAACTAAAGAAAGAGATAGTGGTTAAAAGTTATGTTTATATGGATACAAGTTGCTGTTAGAAAACGACACGAATTTTTACTAATTTCAAGACCGCTCTTCGTCGGTATAGATAGTAGAGATATATTAACGTAAGTCTCTAAAAAATAGTATTTTACCTAATTGAGAAAAGCAAGAAATACTCATAATAAAAAACCCTACCTATAAGATAGAAATAGGTGGGGCTTTATGTAGAGACGCTACATCTAACGTTCGTAAAGTCTCAATTAAACATGTATTTCTCCTCTACAACCTCAACCAAATTTACCAGCGGTTGAAGCAATGAGAAAAGCGCCATAGGTAAGGATGTAGCCAACCGCAAAGTGAACTAAACCAACCAGGCGACCTTGAACAATAGACATAGCTACAGGCTTGTCTTTCCAACGAATTAGGTTGGCTAGAGGTGTCCGCTCGTGCGCCCAGACCAAAGTTTCGATCAACTCTTGCCAGTAACCGCGCCAAGAGATCAGGAACATGAAACCAGTTGCCCATACCAGGTGTCCGAATAAGAACATCCAAGCCCAGACAGATAAGTTATTCATGCCATATGGGTTATAGCCGTTAATCAACTGAGCCGAGTATAGCCAGAGATAATCGCGCAGCCAACCCATGAGGTAGGTAGAAGACTCGTTGAACTGAGCCACGTTACCTTGCCAAATACCTAAGTGCTTCCAGTGCCAGTAAAACGTCACCCAACCAGCAGTATTGAGTCCCCAGAAAGCAGCTAAGTAGAAGGAGTCCCAAGCGGAGATATCGCAAGTGCCACCCCGACCGGGACCATCGCAAGGGAAGGCATAACCGAAGTCTTTCTTATCGGGCATCAGTTTGGAACCACGGGCATCCAACGCACCTTTGACCAAAACCAAAACAGTAGTATGGATCGCCAAAGCAAAGGCATGGTGTACTAAAAAGTCACCAGGACCAATGGTCAAGAACAGAGAGTTCGTGGTGTTGTTGATCGCCTCATACCAACCTGGTAAATAGGTCGCGCCAGCTGTGGAAGCAATGCTATCGGGATTTGATAACAGAGTGTTAAAGCCATATAGAACTTTACCGTGGGAAGCCTGAATGAACTGTGCGAACACTGGTTCAATCAGAATTTGCTTTTCGGGAGTTCCGAAGGCAACCACTACGTCGTTGTGGACGTAAATCCCTAGAGTGTGGAAGCCTAAGAAGAGAGACACCCAAGATAAGTGGGAGATAATCGCTTCTTTGTGCTTCAAGACGCGATCGAGAACGTTACCCTTATTTTGTTCTGGGTCGTAGTCGCGTACCCAAAAGATCCCCGCATGGGCGAAGGCTCCTATCATAAAGGCGATCGCAATGTACTGGTGGTGCGTGTACAGCGCTGCTTGAGTCGTAAAATCTTGCCCGATGAAGGCGTAGGGAGGCATGGCGTACATGTGCTGTGCCACCAAAGAAAGCGCCGTTCCTAACGCTGCTAAGTGAATAGACAGTTGGAAGTGCAGCGAGTTGTTATAGGTGTCGTACAGCCCTTGGTGAGGCAAGTTGAACTGACCTTCTGTTTCAATCCCAAAGAAGTTCTTAGCATTGAGCATCTCTTTGATGCTGTGACCGATCCCAAAGTTGGTGCGGTATTGGTGTCCGGCAATGATAAATATGACTGCGATCGCCAAGTGGTGATGTGCCATATCCGTCAGCCACAAGGACTGGGTTTGGGGATGGAAACCACCCAAGAAAGTCAGAATTGCAGTTCCTGCGCCCTCTGACGTGCCGAATACGTGGTTCGCCGTGTCGGGACTAACAGCATAAGCACCCCAGTCCCCAGTGAAAAATGGTCTCAATCCCTCTGGGTGTGGCGGAGTGGTGAGGAAATTACTCCAACCGACGTGCTGACCGCGAGATTCGGGAATCGCAACGTGAATTAGGTGTCCAGCCCAAGCCAGAGAGCTAACGCCAAATAGCCCTGCTAGGTGGTGGTTGAGGCGAGGCTCGGCACTCTTGAACCACGAAAGACTGGGACGGAATTTAGGTTGTAAGTGTAGCCAGCCAGCGTATAGAAACAGAGACGCTAGCAGTAGCAGGAATACAGCGCCCATATAGAGGTCGCCATTTGTCCGCATCCCGATGGTGTACCACCAGTGATAAACCCCAGAGTAGGCAATGTTAACGGGATAGTTTACCCCACCTTGGGTAAAAGCATCGACTGCGGCTTTACCAAAGTGAGGATCCCAAATTGCGTGAGCAATGGGACGAACGTGCAGTGGATCTTTAATCCATTGCTCGAAATTGCCCTGCCAAGCAACGTGGAATAGCAAGCTAGATGTCCACAAAAAGATGATTGCCACTTGAGCAAAATGAGTCCCGAAGATCTTTTGATAAAGGTTCTCTTCGGTCATCCCATCGTGGCTTTCAAAGTCGTGAGCTTGAGCAATCCCATACCAAAGCCGACGAGTTGTCGGGTCTTGGGCGAGATCCTGGCTAAACTTAGGAAATTTTGTTGCCATGAATTTTACTCACATTTTCTCTAACTGCCGATTTGAGTTGAAGCGCGATCGCAATACTTTACTGTAAATCTACGCTTTTTTATTATTCAACTCAAGGGCAACATGAATTAGCGTCATGGTGTTTTACACCAGATAGATAACAACATTTTAGAGATAAATTGGTTAAAAAAGAAAACAATAAAAATTATTTTTAATATTTTTATTTATCTTTGCTGTATTTGCTTATTCGAGCATAAAAAGTTTGAATTGCTAAGTAAATAGCAATTCA
This window of the Chroococcidiopsis thermalis PCC 7203 genome carries:
- a CDS encoding sensor histidine kinase, producing MAMKDEQKTKEQLIRELVALRQHLVELESAAREQQVTEILQQQTQRELLVARIAQRIRQSLQLEAVLNTTVVEVRQLLQADRVFIYRFEPDWGGVVIVESVAPEWTSILGSRPKDPSFAPTYVELYKKGRVQATADIYAGELTECYVEFLANFQVQADLVVPILQTEELWGLLVVNQCAAPRQWQQWEIDLLRQLATQLAIALQQAELYQQLQSELEERQKTEKELKRQQQLLAQSNSDLQQFASVASHDLQEPLRKIQVFGNQLKEKFSEVLGAQGRDYIERMQSAVGRMQSLIDDLLVFARIATRSQPFVATNLEQVVQEVLSDLEVRLQQTGGKVEVDKLPTIDADPVQMRQLFQNLIGNALKFHRPQTPPVVKIYSQLVAPLQSEAENSEDVAACQVIVADNGIGFELKYQERIFQTFQRLHGRSQYEGTGMGLAICRKIAERHGGSITATSTAGQGATFIITLPMHHQQVLPDEELL
- a CDS encoding indolepyruvate ferredoxin oxidoreductase subunit alpha, which translates into the protein MGYTIIANTCEGIGDCIDACPVACIYPGSGKNAKDTDWNWIDFTSCIDCGICLQVCPVEGAILSEERPDLQKTNA
- the psaB gene encoding photosystem I core protein PsaB — its product is MATKFPKFSQDLAQDPTTRRLWYGIAQAHDFESHDGMTEENLYQKIFGTHFAQVAIIFLWTSSLLFHVAWQGNFEQWIKDPLHVRPIAHAIWDPHFGKAAVDAFTQGGVNYPVNIAYSGVYHWWYTIGMRTNGDLYMGAVFLLLLASLFLYAGWLHLQPKFRPSLSWFKSAEPRLNHHLAGLFGVSSLAWAGHLIHVAIPESRGQHVGWSNFLTTPPHPEGLRPFFTGDWGAYAVSPDTANHVFGTSEGAGTAILTFLGGFHPQTQSLWLTDMAHHHLAIAVIFIIAGHQYRTNFGIGHSIKEMLNAKNFFGIETEGQFNLPHQGLYDTYNNSLHFQLSIHLAALGTALSLVAQHMYAMPPYAFIGQDFTTQAALYTHHQYIAIAFMIGAFAHAGIFWVRDYDPEQNKGNVLDRVLKHKEAIISHLSWVSLFLGFHTLGIYVHNDVVVAFGTPEKQILIEPVFAQFIQASHGKVLYGFNTLLSNPDSIASTAGATYLPGWYEAINNTTNSLFLTIGPGDFLVHHAFALAIHTTVLVLVKGALDARGSKLMPDKKDFGYAFPCDGPGRGGTCDISAWDSFYLAAFWGLNTAGWVTFYWHWKHLGIWQGNVAQFNESSTYLMGWLRDYLWLYSAQLINGYNPYGMNNLSVWAWMFLFGHLVWATGFMFLISWRGYWQELIETLVWAHERTPLANLIRWKDKPVAMSIVQGRLVGLVHFAVGYILTYGAFLIASTAGKFG